A single genomic interval of Streptomyces graminofaciens harbors:
- a CDS encoding GntR family transcriptional regulator gives MPTDRIRDHAGQGATTVAAHRRRLRADRARQLADLLRHQLLTAGFPGGALPHESILATDYRASRNTVRQALDLLRAEGLVERQPGVGTVVVAQKYPHGLDRLMGLAETLREHGHVTNEVRTMGPVPAPAPVADRLRVPTGTDVLYIERLRRLGGLPLSLDLTYIPLDLGTALLDADLENTDVFRLLEAITGQRLGHAEITLEAVNADANSAAVLEAPRGAAVLMLERLTHLADGRPVDLEFIRFRGDRITMSGLLHRSL, from the coding sequence ATGCCCACCGACCGTATCCGCGACCACGCCGGCCAAGGCGCGACCACCGTCGCCGCCCACCGGCGGCGGCTGCGCGCGGACCGGGCCAGGCAACTCGCCGACCTCCTCCGCCACCAACTCCTGACCGCCGGCTTCCCGGGCGGCGCCCTCCCCCACGAGTCGATCCTCGCCACCGACTACCGCGCCTCCCGCAACACCGTCCGCCAGGCCCTCGACCTGCTCCGCGCCGAGGGCCTGGTCGAACGCCAGCCCGGCGTCGGCACGGTCGTCGTCGCCCAGAAGTACCCCCACGGCCTGGACCGCCTCATGGGCCTGGCGGAAACCCTCCGCGAACACGGCCACGTCACCAACGAGGTCCGCACGATGGGCCCCGTCCCCGCACCCGCCCCGGTCGCCGACCGCCTCCGGGTACCGACAGGCACCGACGTCCTCTACATCGAACGTCTGCGCCGCCTGGGCGGCCTCCCCCTCTCCCTCGACCTCACCTACATCCCGCTCGACCTCGGCACCGCCCTGCTCGACGCCGACCTGGAGAACACCGATGTCTTCCGCCTGCTGGAAGCCATCACCGGACAGCGCCTCGGCCACGCCGAGATCACGCTGGAGGCGGTCAACGCGGACGCCAACTCCGCCGCCGTACTGGAAGCTCCGCGCGGCGCGGCCGTCCTCATGCTGGAGCGCCTCACTCACCTCGCCGACGGCCGCCCCGTCGACCTGGAGTTCATCCGCTTCCGCGGCGACCGCATCACCATGAGCGGCCTGCTGCACCGGTCCCTCTGA
- the fahA gene encoding fumarylacetoacetase, translating into MPPFDAPEGDPFDVPEGHPFGPHNLPYGVFSPAGSDTRTVGVRLGDHVLDAAAAAQALGSPYGALLAHPTLTPFLAAGRTAWSDVRRALTAWVTVPSHRETIAPFFHPLPSVTLHLPFEVADYVDFYASENHARNVGKIFRPDSEDPLTPNWKHLPIGYHGRSGTVVVSGTEVVRPSGQRKAPTDPAPVFGPSIRLDIEAEVGFVVGKPSAMGTPVDLSSYRDHVFGLCLLNDWSARDLQAWEYVPLGPFLGKSFATSVSAWITPLDALDAARVTPPPRTHDLLPYLDDATEDPGGYDLRITISINGHPVSEPPFSTMYWTAAQQLAHMTVNGASLRTGDLYGSGTVSGPAPAQRGSLLELTWNGRDPLDLPTGKRTFLEDGDEVTLTAWAPGPDGTKVGLGEVTGRIAAGD; encoded by the coding sequence ATGCCCCCCTTCGATGCCCCCGAGGGCGACCCCTTCGACGTCCCCGAAGGCCACCCCTTCGGTCCGCACAACCTCCCCTACGGGGTGTTCAGCCCGGCCGGCTCCGACACCCGCACGGTGGGCGTCCGCCTCGGTGACCACGTCCTGGACGCGGCCGCGGCGGCACAGGCCCTCGGCTCCCCGTACGGCGCCCTGCTCGCCCACCCCACCCTCACCCCCTTCCTCGCGGCCGGCCGCACCGCGTGGTCGGACGTCCGCCGGGCCCTGACGGCCTGGGTGACGGTCCCCTCCCACCGCGAGACGATCGCCCCCTTCTTCCACCCCCTGCCCTCCGTCACCCTCCACCTCCCCTTCGAGGTGGCGGACTACGTCGACTTCTACGCCTCGGAGAACCACGCCCGGAACGTCGGCAAGATCTTCCGCCCCGACTCCGAGGACCCCCTGACCCCCAACTGGAAGCACCTGCCCATCGGCTACCACGGCCGATCAGGCACGGTTGTGGTCTCCGGCACCGAGGTGGTACGCCCCTCCGGCCAGCGCAAAGCACCCACGGACCCGGCGCCGGTCTTCGGCCCGTCCATCCGCCTGGACATCGAGGCGGAGGTCGGCTTCGTCGTGGGCAAGCCTTCCGCCATGGGCACCCCGGTCGACCTGTCCTCCTACCGCGACCACGTCTTCGGCCTCTGCCTCCTCAACGACTGGTCCGCCCGCGACCTCCAGGCCTGGGAGTACGTCCCTCTCGGCCCCTTCCTCGGCAAGTCCTTCGCCACCTCCGTCTCCGCCTGGATCACCCCCCTGGACGCCCTGGACGCGGCCCGCGTGACACCCCCGCCCCGCACCCACGACCTGCTCCCCTACCTGGACGACGCCACCGAGGACCCGGGCGGCTACGACCTGCGCATCACCATCTCCATCAACGGCCACCCGGTCTCCGAGCCCCCCTTCTCCACGATGTACTGGACGGCCGCCCAGCAACTGGCCCACATGACGGTCAACGGCGCGTCCCTCCGCACGGGCGACCTCTACGGCTCGGGCACGGTCAGCGGCCCCGCCCCCGCCCAACGCGGCTCCCTCCTCGAACTCACCTGGAACGGCCGCGACCCCCTCGACCTCCCCACCGGCAAGCGCACGTTCCTGGAGGACGGCGACGAGGTCACCCTCACCGCCTGGGCCCCGGGCCCCGACGGCACAAAGGTGGGCCTGGGCGAGGTGACGGGCAGGATCGCGGCAGGCGACTGA